A segment of the Microbacterium luteolum genome:
GCATCCGCTCGGCGGCCGCGGGACTCTGCGCCCACTCCGTCACGGGCACCTCGTCGCCGCCGATGCCGATCCATTCGGCGTCGAACGCATCGCACAGCGCGTCGATGGCCGCTCGACCGAACGCCAGCGAGGCCTCGGTCGGCGCGAGCGTGCGCGGATTGACCCCGAAGCGCTCCCAGGGCGCCGTGACAGGTTCCCCGACATCGGTGTTGCCCAGCTCCGGGTACGCGGCCAGGCCGGCCTGGATATGACCGGGGAGCTCCACCTCCGGCACGAGCGTGACGAAGCGCTCCGCCGCGTACGCGACGAGCTCCCGCAGCTGGTCGGTCGTGTAGAACCCCTCGTGGACGCCCGGTTCGACGGTCGCGAGCGGACCATGCCCTCGCTGCGTCGACGATCGACGGGAGCCCACCTCGGTGAGCCGCGGGTAGCCGGGCACCTCGAAGCGCCAGCCCTGATCGTCGGTGAGGTGCAGATGGAGCACGTTCAGGTGGTGATCCGCGAGAAGGTCGATGAGACGCCGTACCTCGTCCACGGGGCGGAAGTGGCGCGCGACGTCGAGCATCACTCCGCGCCAGCCGTACGCGGGCGCCCCCTGCCACACACCCGCGGGCAGCGCCGCCGTCGCGGCATCCGGGTCCCGCAGCTGTCGCAGGGTCGTGGCGCCGCGGAAGACGCCGGCCGCGCTCGCACCGCGGATCTCGATGCCGTCGGGGGCGACGGTCAGCCGGAACGCCTCCTCGCCGACCTGGCCACTGCCGGCGACCTCGGCGGCGATGCCCTCCTCGATCAGGAGCCGGATCGGCGGCGAATCATCGGCCACCTCTCCCCCGCCCAGCCGCACCACGGATGCCGTCAGTCCCGGCTCCGCGATGATCGGCGTCGAGGGCCCCCAGGAGAACGCGGGAACGGACGGGTCTATGCGGGCATCGATGCGCGGCACCGTGGCACGGTGCGCGGGCGGCGGCATCCGCAGCGCTCGCCCCGGCGTCGCTCCCGTGACCTCTCCGCCGGACAGCACCGGGACGCCGGCGATCAGCACCTCGACGATGCCGATCGGCACCTCGAGCGGGCTCTCGAACGTGGCGCCGGCCGCGACCGTCTCCGGGTCGAACAGCACCAGGTCGGCGGTCGCACCCTCACGGACGACACCTCGGGGCGCGTCGCCCCGGTCCAGGCCGAGGCGCGCGGCCGGCGTCCCGGCGAGATGCCGCACCGTCTCCTCGAGCGTGAGCACGCCCAGCTCGCGCACATAGTGCCCGAGATACCGCGGGAAGGTTCCGCGAGCGCGAGGGTGAGGACGCGCGCCGATCAGGATCCCGTCGCTGCCGCCGGTGTGACGCGGATGCCGCATGATGGCGCGGACGTTCCCCTCGTCTCCGATGTGCATCAGGATGCCGGTCGCCCCGGCATCCGCGGTGATCGTGTCGAGCACGACGTCGATCCCCCGACGCCCCGTCGTCGCCGCGATCTCGGCGACCGTGCGCCCGACCAGGTCGGCGAGCGCCGGGTTCGCGACCCCGGAGATCTGGATCTCCGACCAGTCGGCCTTCTCGCCGTGGAACCCGTCGCACCCGGTCTCCTCGAGCTCGACCCGGACGGCTTCCCTGCCGTCCGCATCCAGCTCGGCGATCGTCCCCAGCAGATCACCCGACGCGGCGAGTCTGCTGGGCAGCAGAGCGGACAGCGTCGTGGCGCCGGGGAGGTACGGGTAGGTGTCGAGCGTCACGTCGACGCCGTCGCCGATCGCCGCGTCCACCAGCGCGAGCAGCTCCTCGGCGCGTCCGCGATTCGGTGCGAAGTTCATCGTCGCGTGGGTTAGGTGGATCGGGCAGCCCGTGCGTCGGCCGATGTCGAGCACCTCGCGATAGGCGTCGAGCGCTCCTCCGCCGTAGCTGCGCGTGTGCGGAGCCCAGTAGCCGCCGCGCTCGGCGACCACGCGGCACAGGGCCTCGAGCTCGTCGGCGTCCGCGTACATGCCGGGCGTGTAGGTGAGACCGCTCGACATCCCGAAGGCGCCGGCGTCGAGTGCCTGGCCGAGCATCTCCGCCATGGCGGCGACCTCCGTCGGCGTGGCGCGACGGTTCGCGTGTCCGACGACCATCATGCGGAGGTTCCCCTGAGGAACCAGCACAGCCGCGTTCCCGACCGTCGCGGCGTCGATGGCCACGAGCAGGTCCTCCATCGTGCGCCAGGGAGCGACCTCGGGCCTGCCGTTCCAGCCGGCGATCTGCCCGGGGATGACGGATGCCGTCTCCTCGTCCAGCGGCGCGTATCCGAGGCCGTCCTGACCGAGCACCTCGGTCGTGACGCCCTGGCGGATCTTGGCCTGGTGAGCCGCACCGGTGAGGACCGCGAGGTCGCTGTGCGCGTGCATGTCGATGAACCCCGGCGCGAGGACGAGACCGCTCGCATCGACCTCCACGGCACCGTCCGGCAGCTCGAACTCGACGGAGGAGGCATCCGCGCTCTTCACGATCGCGACGATCCTGGCGCCCTCGACCGCCACGTCGGCGGCGTACCGCGGCGCGCCCGTACCGTCGACGACGGTCGCCCCGCGATAGATCCGGACGAGGCCGGCCGCGGCCTTCTCGGCGCTCAGAAGCATGTCGCGACCGCTCCGATCACACGAGGGTCGGCGGCGTCGGGGTCGTCGATCACGGCGACCACCCGCCACTTGTCGAAAGCTGTGCACGGATGCGAGAGCCCCAGCCGCACCACGTCTCCGACGGCTGCCGTCGCTCCGTCGGCGAGACGGAGGAAGGCGTGCTGGTCGTTGAGGGCCGTGATCTCGCCGTCGACCGACTGCGGCACGGGGAGGTCGAGATCGAACGGCACATCGCGCCGACCCGCGTCAAGCAGGGCCAGGCCATCCTCGGGCTGCGAGACCACTCGCGCCCACGCATGCATCGCCGACCGCAGCGGCGCGGTGCCCGTGAGCGGCCCGAACGGCGACATCCGGCTGTAGAACCCGTCGTCATGGATCTGGAACGCCCCGGATCGCAGCACCACGTCGGCGCCCTCGCTCCGCGCCAGCACGGCGGCCGCACGGTCCGGGAAGGAGCTGCCGCCCGCGCTGAGCACCGGACGGATGCCGTCGGGATACTCGATGCGCTCATGCAGCTCGATCAGGGTCTGCAGGTACCGGTCGACGGCCCCCACCGAGGCATCGCTGCGATCGGGACCGAACGGCCCCTCGTAGCCGGCGACGCCCGCGAGCCTCAGACCGGGGGCTGCCGAGATCGCCGCGGCGATGCGCTCCCCCTCCTCGACCGTGCGCGCGCCGGTGCGTCCGCGAGCGCCGCCGAGTTCGACGAGGACGTCGAGCGGCCGCGCCGCATCGGCGAGCGCTGCCGCCAGGATTCCCACCCCGGCGACGGAATCGGCCCAGCACAGGATGCGCAGTCCCGCATCGGCGGCGAGGAGATCGCCGAGCCGG
Coding sequences within it:
- a CDS encoding family 20 glycosylhydrolase, encoding MLLSAEKAAAGLVRIYRGATVVDGTGAPRYAADVAVEGARIVAIVKSADASSVEFELPDGAVEVDASGLVLAPGFIDMHAHSDLAVLTGAAHQAKIRQGVTTEVLGQDGLGYAPLDEETASVIPGQIAGWNGRPEVAPWRTMEDLLVAIDAATVGNAAVLVPQGNLRMMVVGHANRRATPTEVAAMAEMLGQALDAGAFGMSSGLTYTPGMYADADELEALCRVVAERGGYWAPHTRSYGGGALDAYREVLDIGRRTGCPIHLTHATMNFAPNRGRAEELLALVDAAIGDGVDVTLDTYPYLPGATTLSALLPSRLAASGDLLGTIAELDADGREAVRVELEETGCDGFHGEKADWSEIQISGVANPALADLVGRTVAEIAATTGRRGIDVVLDTITADAGATGILMHIGDEGNVRAIMRHPRHTGGSDGILIGARPHPRARGTFPRYLGHYVRELGVLTLEETVRHLAGTPAARLGLDRGDAPRGVVREGATADLVLFDPETVAAGATFESPLEVPIGIVEVLIAGVPVLSGGEVTGATPGRALRMPPPAHRATVPRIDARIDPSVPAFSWGPSTPIIAEPGLTASVVRLGGGEVADDSPPIRLLIEEGIAAEVAGSGQVGEEAFRLTVAPDGIEIRGASAAGVFRGATTLRQLRDPDAATAALPAGVWQGAPAYGWRGVMLDVARHFRPVDEVRRLIDLLADHHLNVLHLHLTDDQGWRFEVPGYPRLTEVGSRRSSTQRGHGPLATVEPGVHEGFYTTDQLRELVAYAAERFVTLVPEVELPGHIQAGLAAYPELGNTDVGEPVTAPWERFGVNPRTLAPTEASLAFGRAAIDALCDAFDAEWIGIGGDEVPVTEWAQSPAAAERMRELGLAIPHDVQPWFTAQFVAHVRSRGRTALAWDEVLEGEVPEGVRILAWRGPVAMREALRRGIPVIACPDLEVYLDYPQSESAEEPIRVGPPLSIERAYTLRIEDGAVGGQANVWSEHLPTRDRVDFAMFPRVAAIAERLWAGGEPAPYADFGRRLPTHLRRLEVAGVRYRPQDGPAPDQRRPGVPGKPLTVEAREAIVAGLVARLVELSDSRPVPPRK
- a CDS encoding alanine racemase, giving the protein MPLQIPDPVLGAWAKGFPARASGLRLSEIADADLHLSDLVTPVLTVQESALAHNEDTVFAWARAQGVLLAPHGKTTMAPALWQRLLDAGAWGISVATPWQAEVAVDAGVSTVLIANAVTDAAAASRLGDLLAADAGLRILCWADSVAGVGILAAALADAARPLDVLVELGGARGRTGARTVEEGERIAAAISAAPGLRLAGVAGYEGPFGPDRSDASVGAVDRYLQTLIELHERIEYPDGIRPVLSAGGSSFPDRAAAVLARSEGADVVLRSGAFQIHDDGFYSRMSPFGPLTGTAPLRSAMHAWARVVSQPEDGLALLDAGRRDVPFDLDLPVPQSVDGEITALNDQHAFLRLADGATAAVGDVVRLGLSHPCTAFDKWRVVAVIDDPDAADPRVIGAVATCF